The following proteins come from a genomic window of Pleuronectes platessa chromosome 2, fPlePla1.1, whole genome shotgun sequence:
- the LOC128455056 gene encoding zinc finger protein 39, which translates to MSAVQLMRVSVHERISAATEDFLLQLEKGGETARVPALRAMLTERLTTAGEEILAVFEDKMERSEREICCLRRLLEAVMKPELRLHRVDVQPLMVNKEEVPPEQQQWSPLVDQEDQEPPHIEEKQEEQWTNQEGEQLQQLEQADIKFPWTAVTMKSEEDEEKPDLSELHQSQTEESRADCGEQEPARNSGPDGHLQQGTEDKTKDSSETEDSEDDWMQTWEPQSGLNTKNNKQPLSDMKIKTDVQQLMLNKEEVPPEQQQWSPLVDQEDPEPPHIKEEEEEPWTNQEGEQLQQLEQADIKFPWTAVTMKSEEDEEKPELSQLHQSQTEETRADCGEQEPARNSGPHGHLQQGTEDKTEDSSETEDSEDDWMQTREPQCSLETKNNKQPLSDMKSKNGKKAFGCSECHKRFRRKCDLKVHMMTHTGERPFSCSECGNRFFQKGDLNVHMRIHTGEKQFSCSKCVKRFRRNCDLTVHMKIHTGEKPLSCSECGFRFFRKGDLTVHMRTHTGEKPFSCSECVKRFRRNYELTVHMKIHTVEKPFSCFRVW; encoded by the exons atgtccGCCGTGCAGCTAATGCGGGTGtcggtacatgagcggatcagCGCCGCCACCGAAGACTTTCTACTGCAgctggagaaaggaggagaaacggCTCGAGTCCCGGCGCTGAGAGCGATGCTAACCGAGCGGCTAACGACTGCGGGGGAGGAGATCCTGGCGGTGTTCGAAGACAAAATGGAGCGGTCCGAGCGGGAGATCTGCTGCCTGAGGAGGCTGCTGGAGGCCGTGATGAAGCCCGAACTCCGGCTGCACCGAGTTG ACGTACAGCCGctgatggtgaataaagaagaggttccccctgaacagcagcagtggagcccccttgtggaccaggaggaccaaGAGCCACCCCATATtgaagagaaacaggaggaacagtggaccaatcaggagggagagcagcttcaACAACTTGAGcaggctgatatcaagttcCCATGGACTGCTGTCActatgaagagtgaagaagatgaagagaaacccGACTTGTCAGAGCTTCATCAGAGTCAGACTGAGGAGAGCAGAGCGGACTGTGGAGAACaagaaccagccaggaactcaggtcctgatggacatttacaacaaggtactgaggacaagactaaagactcttctgagactgaagacaGTGAAGATGATTGGATGCAGACATGGGAACCTCAGTctggtttaaatacaaaaaataacaaacagcctctaagtGATATGAAAATTAAAACTG ACGTACAGCAGCTGATGTtgaataaagaagaggttccccctgagcagcagcagtggagcccccttgtggaccaggaagacccagagcccccccacattaaagaggaagaggaggaaccgtggaccaatcaggagggagagcagcttcaACAACTTGAGCAGGCCGATATCAAGTTCCCATGGACTGCTGTCActatgaagagtgaagaagatgaagagaaacctgaGTTGTCACAGCTTCATCAGAGTCAGACTGAGGAGACCAGAGCGGACTGTGGAGAACaagaaccagccaggaactcaggtcctcatggacatttacaacaaggtactgaggacaagactgaagactcttctgagactgaagacaGTGAAGATGATTGGATGCAGACCAGGGAACCTCAGTGTAGTCTAGagacaaaaaataacaaacagcctctaagtgatatgaaaagtaaaaatggtAAGAAAGCATTTGGTTGTTCTGAGTGTCATAAAAGATTCAGACGAAAGTGCGATCTAAAAGTACATATGATGACTCACACAGGAGAGAGaccgtttagttgctccgaGTGTGGAAATAGATTTTTTCAAAAGGGCGATCTAAATGTACATATGAgaattcatacaggagagaaacagtttagTTGCTCTAAGTGTGTTAAAAGATTCAGACGGAATTGCGATCTAACTGTACATATGAAGattcacacaggagagaaaccgctTAGTTGCTCCGAGTGTGGATTCAGATTTTTTCGAAAGGGCGATCTAACTGTACATATGAGgactcatacaggagagaaaccgtttagttgttCTGAGTGTGTTAAAAGATTCAGACGGAATTACGAACTAACTGTACATATGAAGATTCACACAgtagagaaaccgtttagttgcttccgagtgtggtaa
- the LOC128457773 gene encoding uncharacterized protein LOC128457773, with translation METNRSGPSSGLKNDVDEALVNMVIEDSQPFTIVEDKGFRKLVQAFNPTYVLPTRQEKLTQVQEQMGRPVLKLIQEVDTRWNSTYHMLQRVYDLREPVGAALAGLHTDVATLSSEQYAIIAACLQVLAPFHAATVELSEEKRVSGSKVIPLLSMLHHSLEEEEMGIVKTPESTEMAESLRKQLKEKLQTLQSMSIMSLATLLDPRFKKIGFFNPNKAADAVTRLTNECVLVMGKSAAASSSSSSSSSSSSSQPQSSEATQPVTQGCKLWQRLDTKVLQTRTQNVTTDAAVEVQQYLAEPNIGRVENPLEYWGKKKNLFPNLYKLAVALLCTPASSVPCERIFSKAGEIIYKKRNRLKPIQQASLLALISVSLFPAAGSLCPLRDSKCSKRRKMSDVQLLRVSVHERISAAAEDFLLQLEKGGETARVPALRAMLTERLTAAGEEIVAVFEDKMERSEREICSLRRLLEAVMKPELRLHRVVCPADVQPLMVNKEEVPPEQQQWSPLVDQEDPEPPHIKEQQEEQWTNQEGEQLQQLEQADIKFPWTAVTMKSEEDEEKPDLSQLHQSQTEESRADCGEQEPARNSGPDGHLQQGTEDKTEDSSETEDSEDDWMQTREPQSGSNTKNNKQPFSDMKSKTGKKAFGCSECGKRFLLKDELTVHLRIHTGEKPSSCS, from the exons ATGGAGACCAACCGAAGTGGACCAAGCTCAG GTCTGAAGAATGATGTGGATGAGGCCTTGGTCAATATGGTCATTGAGGATTCCCAGCCCTTCACTATTGTGGAGGACAAAGGGTTCAGGAAGCTTGTTCAAGCTTTCAACCCTACCTATGTTCTCCCCACTAGGCAG GAGAAGCTGACACAGGTGCAGGAGCAAATGGGCCGGCCAGTACTGAAGCTCATTCAAGAGGTGGATACACGCTGGAACAGCACATATCATATGCTCCAGCGTGTTTATGACCTCAGGGAACCTGTAGGAGCAGCTTTGGCCGGCCTACACACTGATGTTGCCACCCTATCATCCGAACAGTATGCCATTATTGCAGCATGTCTGCAAGTGCTGGCCCCATTTCATGCTGCCACGGTGGAGCtgtcagaggagaagagagtgtCTGGATCCAAGGTCATTCCACTTTTATCCATGCTACACCActcactggaggaggaggaaatgggaATTGTGAAGACTCCAGAGAGCACAGAAATGGCTGAGAGTCTGAGGAAACAATTAAAGGAGAAGCTGCAAACTCTACAATCTATGAGCATAATGTCACTGGCAACTCTGCTTGATCCAAGATTCAAAAAGATAGGCTTTTTTAATCCTAACAAGGCAGCAGATGCCGTGACAAGGCTCACTAACGAATGTGTTTTGGTTATGGGAAAAAgcgccgccgcctcctcctcctcctcctcctcctcatcatcatcatcatcacaaccgCAGTCATCAGAAGCTACTCAGCCTGTGACTCAGG GTTGCAAACTGTGGCAGCGGTTAGACACCAAAGTCCTGCAGACGAGgacacaaaatgtcacaacGGATGCAGCAGTAGAGGTCCAGCAGTACCTAGCAGAACCAAATATTGGAAGGGTGGAGAATCCCCTGGAGtattgggggaaaaaaaagaatttattTCCGAACTTGTACAAACTAGCCGTTGCTTTGCTTTGTACTCCAGCTTCATCTGTGCCCTGTGAAAGGATATTTTCTAAAGCAGgtgaaattatttataaaaaaagaaaccgcCTGAAGCCCa tCCAGCAGGCGTCACTGTTGGCTCTGATCTCGGTGTCTCTGTTTCCTGCCGCTGGATCACTTTGTCCGCTCCGAGACTCAAAGTgctcaaagaggaggaagatgtccgacgtgcagctgctgcgggtgtcggtacatgagcggatcagCGCCGCCGCCGAAGACTTTCTACTGCAgctggagaaaggaggagaaacggCTCGAGTCCCGGCGCTGAGAGCGATGCTAACCGAGCGGCTAACGGCTGCGGGGGAAGAGATCGTCGCGGTGTTCGAAGACAAAATGGAGCGGTCCGAGCGGGAGATCTGCTCTCTGAGGAGGCTGCTGGAGGCCGTGATGAAGCCCGAACTCCGGCTGCACCGAGTTG tttgtccTGCAGACGTACAGCCGctgatggtgaataaagaagaggttccccctgagcagcagcagtggagcccccttgtggaccaggaggacccagagcccccccacattaaagagcAACAGGAGGAACAGTGGACCAaccaggagggagagcagcttcaACAACTTGAGCAGGCCGATATCAAGTTCCCATGGACTGCTGTCActatgaagagtgaagaagatgaagagaaacctgaCTTGTCACAGCTTCATCAGAGTCAGACTGAGGAGAGCAGAGCGGACTGTGGAGAACaagaaccagccaggaactcaggtcctgatggacaTTTACAACAAGGTACTGAAGACAAGACTGAAGAttcttctgagactgaagacaGTGAAGATGATTGGATGCAGACCAGGGAACCTCAGTCTGgttcaaatacaaaaaataacaaacagcctTTCAGTGATATGAAAAGTAAAACCGGTAAGAAAGCATTTGGTTGTTcagagtgtggtaaaagatttctTCTAAAGGATGAGCTAACTGTACAtctgaggattcatacaggagagaaaccatctAGTTGTTCCTAG